Genomic segment of Mercurialis annua linkage group LG6, ddMerAnnu1.2, whole genome shotgun sequence:
atttattaattaagctATGAATTTGgttaatgtttgcttatatcaagTTCTGCtcgttttttttattgatgttagtatatattttaattggAGAACCAGCTAGCTCTGGGTTCGAGTGGTATTTCACCCCCAATCATAATTCATCCGCTGATTCTTCAACATAAATCGGTTTAGACCTCCATTTAGTTTCACCCAAACTTCATCCTGGTCATGAATAGATCACCCAGGTTCGGATCTATAAGCGGTGACAATtgccttatatatatatatatatatatatatatatatatatatatatatatatatatatatatatatatatatatatatatatattaaataaaggttttatagtcattatctaattagttatttaattaatcactattgtaattaaagtcctaattagaaagGTAGCTaacttatctccaatttagttttaatatgtaaaaaataactaaattgtctccaaattagtaggaatacatatcttttagtttgattgaactacaaaattaaaatactgtatttggtcaatatattattatttaaatttctatcttattattatttttaaagatattattaataaaattaaattaattatttaattatggttattataaaaccaaaagaagaataaattcagtatggaacaaatttaataaccgaatatattatatttacttttacaaaaattcttaactaatttaatattaattataaataaaaaattgatataattataataaatttactaatacgTTTATTGACgtgttacgttacgagccacgtgcatagcacgtaatgcgaaactagtttatataaattaactaGTCGTAttcccgcgcatttgcgcggaattaaattaataatttatttattttttaaaaaagtaatacAAAGAATGTAGCTAAAATCAATATAGCAaaccaataaaattaaattaaaattaaatattttttaataattttaataatgaatgactttaaaatattagatatttatgatatttttttacattttatgatttttatattttattaattttatacttatgttaatcaaaataattataaattgttcatgtttgattttatcatttttatacctatttttttttaaagacttTCGTATtttgttttatcatttttataccTATTTTTCACATAACTTTTATATGTTatgttgaatttttataattttggtataagcCGCCCAATATCTATTAAAATGatagataaaaaattataataactgatatcaaaatcaatttataaCCAATTTTGTTGTCTTTAGGTTGTTTATAGGTCTTTAAGTCTAAATGTTGGCTCAGTTAATAATTTGTTTTCACCTTTCCAAGTTTTTTCATTATCGATATGATCAAATTAATATTAGTTCATTATAGTTTTGTAATATGCAAATGTAAGATTATATGAGATTTTTGTTATCAATTAAATTAGGATATTGATAAAAATTAGAAACTATgacaacaaattaattaaaaaaattaaattacagtaagtatctaaaaaagtgaaagatAATGAGTGTTAGCTTATTTGGTGGTATTGAATGAGAAAGCTTAAATTGTCTTTataagtaattttatatttatttcaataaataatatcttttataatctataaaactaataaaaaggttaaattttgtaaaatctattttattttatttgattttagttcaaattagtttaatagttgataattttatgatatccaagtaattttactaattattcatgatatatttctaattttataaaattaaagattgcgaaaaaaaatattaccgatgatgataaaataaatattcatagATACCACATATGGTGATTGCATATAGGAGTATGTTGATGAAGGCTGATCTAGATTGAATTTGGTACAAATTCATTCAAAGTGACATCTAATTCTACTTCTAGATGCATTAaggaaaaatatttgaaatataatttttttcttccaatACAACAAttcgttgttttaaaatatGTTGCTGAAATGCACTTCATGAATTAATTAAACCTCAAACACATCAATATAGAAGTAGAAATTTGAGAGAGAGTTTACATAGCAATAGATTACATGTTCTAATCCCTactttatttgatatatatctactaaattaaaaataaatggttattatttaatagtaattGTGGATGAATATAATCTCTAATccttttaatatatatctacTAAAAcggaaattaataataattatctaataacaatgattttattaatatataaataaatagtttGTTCAATTTGGGAACTAATGAGAGCTCTCCTTtgatcctctcaattatataagtactaGTCGCAatcccgcgcatttgcgcgaatcaaattaaaattttatttaaaaatattgtcaaaaaatcaaaacatttttaatatttgtatctAATTATGGTTATTTTTCTCTCATGATTTGTTTGTTCCTctcaaatttaattgttttgtacTCTTGTTGTAAATTATGAATCATGTACTATAATTATCAGTATTCTACGATATTCATCAAAAATTACTTgcattatttttttgcaatttcttttattatatttatgtttattttctattataaaaTGTGTTTTCAATAATCGCATAGATAAATACagtaatatttatttgtcatTTAGACTACGGAATATTAATAGTTGACAATTTTATAATCATCTCATTAGTTCtagtgaaaaataaaaataaatagcaGAACAAAAGGTATTATTGAAAAAGATAAACACTATTCATATATGTTCAATTGGAAGCCacttcaaataattatttttctctttaattattgacCAAATAGCATTATTGCTGcacaaaaataacaaacaacaaaataataattataaatgtgaaaatagattagatATATAAATGATCCTTGATAGTTGCTGCTGAATATAATTCATATTATGTggtaaataattcaaataaataaaattagatacAAATGCATATGATTGTTAAATATAAATACATGCAtgctaaactaaaaaaatagaaaacataCTCTTTAGGCACATTTCCGAAATTTGGAGCTTTACCAAAGCACTATAAACTCTCAATGATGTTCAATCAAAAAAGACAATATAGAagaataaattttaacaaatacataaaatatacatttggattttcaCATTCTCTTAGCCAAAAACATTTTTGAAGATTAAATAACCATTTGctaaataaaatgcaaaaatcCTAGACTTGTTGTGCCAAATTAAAGttgaaaaaaaccaaaagaatataacaaattaattataagtGTTTTAAACCAACAACATTGGACATGCATATGACAAATAAAGTTGAACGTATgttcattattttttatataaatctaaCGGGCAAGAATGAAAGTATGGAAATAAATACacactttaaaataattattaattgtataataaaaacaaaacaatagaTATTCATTAATTGCCTCATCTATACGTATAGTTTTTGCTGTTCAAATTGCTATCAAAGGGTTAGAAGATGTTCCAAGAACACAATGTTAAGATGCAAaagaaatttatcaaaatagaaGAGTAAAAATACTTTTATGACAATTTTTAACGACATACACAAGATAGAAATtcatacaatttatttttaattattgtactTATAGACATATTTCTGTTGGAGTAGTTGTTTTACATAAATCAACCAAGTAAGGGAGACTTGCTAAATTCAAATCTTGAAGGACACAATTCAAATTGgaaacaatatataaaataactataaactggataaaaaaaaaatcacaaaccaagtgaaaagaaaaatataaatgattGATTCGGTATATTTTTTTCAAGTCTACATCATAAAAATGCAGTGActaagaaaaacaaataaactgGTAACccaattgaaattttttggtAAGACTGAAAATACTACCCGCAAAAGCTAAGCTCCTTCTCAGATATTTAGCAAAATACAAAGCAACTCATTGAAAGTTTTAGAGCATAAAGCACACAACTTGCTCATGTGGCAATTAAAAAGAGCATAAGATGTCACGttgttcaaataaattataattttagatttttaccAATATGGTATTGTCACATAGACATTATTAAAgcaaattggctaaatttaGCTAACTTTATAATTCCGTCAAGATTTACATTGATCTTTAAAGTCGTAAAAGTTATTACCAGATGATGAATTTTTTGACATACaaagataaatttattaacagaatttaattattagttgTTTAATGAAAATAATAGTAGTAGTATTTAATGAAAACAATTGTTATTCACTCagtgaactttttttttctaaccATGTCTTTTTCTCACAAATTAAAAGGAATGACACATGTTATGACATTGTTGTTGCAAGTGTAGAATATAATTATTGTTTCACTTGTAGAATACAGTTTATGAAATCAGCTTCAAATAAAAAGGACGAAATAAGAAGACAATACTAAAGTAAAACATATAGCAATTCACTGTTTATATAGGACATATTGCCAGAAAACCTCAAACACAATATATATTAATAGAAATAAGAGTTTGTATAATAATGGGAATGAGTGTTTGAAATGAATATAATCTCTAATTTATTAAAGAaagtataataaataattaaatttaaataagtgttttaaaaaGGGTGGGAACTAATGAGAATTATTTATTTGGTGAAAATCAATGAGAGTGTTCTATTTTGTAGGAATCAATGAGAGGGCTcggttggtcctctcaattatataagtatatagatatagattgtTAAATTGAAATTCTTcaaattataatcaatttaaaattatttttttatttaaagaaaaataaatatataaaaaatataaatttaatttttctggCAAATATAATATTaccaagtatttttttttagcaaaattatcaaaaagaatAAGCCATTATGGACCAGAAAAATTGTTCTCAGCACAAAGTTGATACAAGCCAACATGAAACACAAAAAAGTAGGAAAACAAGCTCAAAACAGGAGCAAAATAAACTTAGGGAGGAGATTTCCGCACTCCTTCTCTTGATAATAGCACTccaatttcatcttttttagttGGTAATGACTTTATAACCCTTGATctaaatttctttttctttttattattctataactgttttctttttttcaccatttataatttttttcacttttaaatttatatagtttTATTTAATGACCAATTTTTAATTCCAAAcaattatattcatttttttcatttatatattttctaattttaatcttattactccatttactttaaattaccaattttattttattgaaataaataaataaataattcaatagtaatgttttttttaataaaaggacTTTTTTTTAGATTGTATACATAACATCATATGAttgttttcataatatttgttatgtttcaaaataaatagatTTTTTCCTATATATAGGCATAATTTAAACAACTTATAACTTTAAAAACAGTCCCGAGAATATAAAATCACATATAAACCACAAATACTAATgagaaatttaaaagttaaaaaaaattaaaatataaatgaaatacttccatttttgtttttatagaaaatataaattaatcataagaaaaattaaagttgCATAAGATGTATGGTGTAACTATTCTAGCCTTTTATAATATCAGTGGATTTTATTAAgagtatatttaaataataagatGTGTTCCTAAAAAAATGTGACATACATAtactcaaaaaattaaataaaagaaaatacttGCAGAATATAATAGTGGAGGGTAGCAAAGTCATTAATAGTTAAAATAGTAAGAATTGGAGTGCAATTATAATTAGGGGGAGTGCGAAAATCTCCACCCTAAACTTAAATACAATATATAATGCTTTTAAAACATTCTTCTATTGTAGTTCTCTTGGAATTGAAGACCATACCACTTTTAGCCTTCCAAATGAAGTAAACAGCAGTAGCGCATTCCTTCTTCTTCTGGCTTCCAAAGACCTCCCACCTGCTCTGCTGGAAAAATAAGAGACTTCTCTGGACTAGGAATACTCTCTCCTCCTTATACCTAGCACATTCAAGGATTTTTTCCAAATATTTCTTGAGAAGCTACACTTAAAGAACACGTGATTCCTGCTCTCAGTTTGCTTATTACATAAGCTACAATTGTCTTCATTGATTactttttatcttttcaatttATCTTTTGTCTTCAGCCCAGGTAATACAAGCAAACCTAGAAATATTTCCAAGCCAGACAAGTTTATCCCACTGCACTCCGTTCCTCTCTGGCACAAGTTTTTTCCAAACACTACTAGTGATGAATTTTCCATCATTTCTGGTATTGCACCAAATATGATCTTCACTCTCACTTCAAACTCTGAAATTCTCTTTAATATAATCCCTAGCATTACAGATAATATCATCTAAAGGATTAGGTAAAACCCATCTCCCATCTTTCCACAAACTGCTAATATTAATAGCCTTTTCTATATCAGTTCTTTTAATGTCTATACATGGGTATCTATCTATCACAGAGATTGACCATTCATCTAGAGATCGCCCTAGAAGAAAATAAAGCTTCATATTACCTAGTTTATAGTTAAACAAATGAACAATAAAAGGTCTAACTTTTAACAAATTTCTCTCGCTCCAAGTGCTATAAGGGCTTAGTTATCTCTCAAAAGCTTGAGAGTCTTAACTTGTTAGTAATAACCCAATTAGCCCACAAGGATGGTTTGAATGTGATAACATTAATTCCAAATATTCATAGCTACTGCAGCTACATTCCACATAAAGATAGCCTTAACACCCAACCCTCCTCCTCTTTGACTAGAGCAAACAATATCCCTATTCATAAGACTACCTTTTTTAGTTTTGTTCTCGTGCCAAAGATACCTCATGCATTTCTCATCTACCCCTTTTATAACAGCCtgcaacataaaaataaaacaccAATACACATGCATTCTAAAAAGAACATAGTTAATTAATTGGAGTCTACCCGCATAAAAAGGCATTTAGAAGTCCAAGAAGAAATTCTAGCAGCAATTTCTCAATCAACTTACTACACATACTTTTAGATTATTTTGTGGACATCAGGGGCAGGCCTAGGTATTTCACATGGAGACTACCCTCTTTTAAGCCGAGATTCATCAGAATACTATATTTAACCATACCATTAGGACCACTGAAATAAACAAAGCCTCTTCTATGATTAGGAAACAAACTTGAGGTTTAAGAGAATTCAGATAAAGTATTCTTCAAGATAGAGATGGAATGGGGATCACCATTGCTGAAAAGAAATAAATCATCTGCGAAGGCCAAATGACAGAGGTTCATTTTCTTGCAGCTTTTATGGTGTTTAAAACCAGAACCTTCCATGGTGTTCAGATCAAGGCTTCTGGATTGATAATCCATACAAAGAACAAAAACAAGGGGGGAGATAAGGTTCCCCTGCCTCAGCCCTCTGGCACTCTGAAAGTAACCACAACACTTACCATTGACTTGGACTGAGAACATAGCACTTCTAATGCAATTCATAACTAACTTTACAAACTTATTATCAACATTCAAACCCATCAGAACTTCCTCAATGAAATCCCACTCTATAGTATCATATGCCTTATGGAGGTCCGCCTTCATAGCACAAGAATCCCCATTTTGCCTGTGGTAGTTTCTGACTTACTCATGGGCCAGTAAAATATTATCTGCAATGCTTCTTCCAGGGACAAAAGCTGATTGactttttgaaataattttgtCCAACGCACTGTTGAGTCTTTTAGTTAGGACCTTAAATATAACGTTGTATTATAGCAAGCTATAGGCTTGTAATCATTGATATAATCAGGGACATCCACCTTTAGAATAAGGGAAATACTAGTGGAATTAGCTTGTTTCAACATTTTGCCAGtgttaaaaaattcaataacaGCTTTAATAATGTCTTCACCAACAACACTCCATCTTTTTAAAAAGCACTTTTCAAAACCATCAGGCCTTGGGGCTTTACTCTCATTAATACTAAACAAAGCTCTTTTGATCTCCTCCTCAGTGGCATTACCATTTAACATCTCATTCTCCTCACTACTCACAACATAACCTTTCTCAAAGACAACTGGATTAGCATTCCTTCTATTTACTAATTTATCACTGAAGAACTTGCTTAGCTGCTCAGAATCCTCAATATAACTCCCATTGACTTTTAATCTAACAATACTCTTTTTAGTAGTTCTTTGCTTGATTCATCTATGGAAGAATCTTGTATTCCTGTCCCCATAGCAATCTACTTCATTTTAGATTTCTGCCTCACAATACTCTCCTCTCACTTAATCAATCTCAAAAAATGCTTATTTACATCCCTTTCCTCGTCCATAAGGTTTGTGTTATTAGGATTGGCCTGTAAGTCAACTTGTAACTTATTGAGAATCTCTCTCATAGTAACAACTCTAATAGAAATAGTACTATAATCCTTCTCACTTAGCTTTTTAAGCTCTCTTCTAGTCTTCTTTAGCTTTTGGTAAACTTTGTATATAAAACAGCCATTGGTTTCAACATCCCAACCTTTTTTAACTGTATCCATAAAGTCCTGATGCTCACACCAGGCAGTGTAGAATTTAAAACccatctttcttttctctctcacAGTTTGCATCTTAATAACAAGAGGACTATGTTCAGAGACTCCAGGGGTTTGCACATCACAAAACGAATCCCTTCGATCTCTAATTCATTGATCATTTACAAAACACCACTCAATGGTTCTCCAAATCCTGTCAAGATCACTCCGGTTATTAGCCCTGGTGTACTTGTTTCCCACTTTCATTCATTCACTAACATTTGCTTCATTGATCCAGTTTTTAAATTGCTCTACTGCATACTCATCAATCGCATTCCCATCAATTTTGTCCCTATTATTCATCACAGAGTTAAAGTCTCCTAAAAGAATCCATCTATCATTGATCACCATACTGAAGTCAAGAATCTGATTCCATAACTCTACCCTCTCATCTGCTAAATAAGTGCCATACACAAAATTACAACAACAATTCATATCCTCACTCTTAATTTTGCAATGGATATACTGGCTGTACACAACAAAATCTTTAACTTTGATTATATTACTATCAAAGAGGACCCACACTACCCATACTAGAGTAGAGTAGTTATTAATTAACTCCTAACCACTAAGTTTATCTTCAAATTACTCCAAACAACCTCCCATTTATTCATATTGACCCTGGTTTCAACAATaactaaaatactaaaattatagcTCTTAATAAAAGCAACCATTTCAGATTGCTTAGATGGATTGTTAATCCCTCTCATATTCCATACTCCAATCATCGATCTATATCGAGTAACATGGAGTTAAGCCTAAACTTACTCCCTCATTACTAGTATTAACACTCCATTTATTACCCTTCTCCTTCACATTATCATTTCCATCTATCTCACTCTCTAGAGGACTGAATGAGTTAGTATTAGGGCACTTACCAAGGTTTTTTCTTGTACTTTGAATAATAGGAGTAGTCCCCTCAACATAGATTTTCTTGCCAAATCCATCACATCAGTTTTCTCCACCATATTGTTTTTTTGGCTCATCTACATTAGACTCTTCTATCATCTCATTTTCAGTTTGCACATTACTCTTCTCATCTATATCAAAATCATTACCGTTCTCCTCTATATCAAACTTTTGGACTTTCTTCTTCTACAGAGCTTTTTTGGTATCTTGATTAACCCTGCACATACTTTTTAAATGTCCCATTCTACAACAATTTTCACAAATCAACGGCTTTCATTAATAAACAATTTTCTTTCTAAATGACATCCCATTCTCATCACACAACTCAACAATATCTAGGAGAGGTCCTGTTTCTTCCATTTCCATAAGAACCCTTGCAAATCCCAGTTTGGATCTATTAATCGTGCATTTATCATAT
This window contains:
- the LOC126687588 gene encoding uncharacterized protein LOC126687588; the encoded protein is MIGVWNMRGINNPSKQSEMVAFIKSYNFSILVIVETRVNMNKWEVVWSNLKINLVYIHCKIKSEDMNCCCNFVYGTYLADERVELWNQILDFSMVINDRWILLGDFNSVMNNRDKIDGNAIDEDRRDSFCDVQTPGVSEHSPLVIKMQTVREKRKMGFKFYTAWCEHQDFMDTVKKGWDVETNGCFIYKVYQKLKKTRRELKKLSEKDYSTISIRVVTMREILNKLQVDLQANPNNTNLMDEERDQRTTKKSIVRLKVNGSYIEDSEQLSKFFSDKLVNRRNANPVVFEKGYVVSSEENEMLNGNATEEEIKRALFSINESKAPRPDGFEKCFLKRWSVVGEDIIKAVIEFFNTGKMLKQANSTSISLILKVDVPDYINDYKPIACYNTTLYLRQNGDSCAMKADLHKAYDTIEWDFIEEVLMGLNVDNKFVKLVMNCIRSAMFSVQVNGKCCGYFQSARGLRQGNLISPLVFVLCMDYQSRSLDLNTMEGSGFKHHKSCKKMNLCHLAFADDLFLFSNEEALFISVVLMAVIKGVDEKCMRYLWHENKTKKGSLMNRDIVCSSQRGGGLGVKAIFMWNVAAVAMNIWN